A stretch of Coccidioides posadasii str. Silveira chromosome 2, complete sequence DNA encodes these proteins:
- a CDS encoding uncharacterized protein (EggNog:ENOG410PP7R~COG:S~BUSCO:3274at33183), with protein sequence MKNTSDADHAPQTPGSRTSKRTKRLEAVPGTATLSSGLTPHISRTRLIASSPTISTGAEATRHDVPRGKHRRHTTPYPQASSRKRKLGEPSSSSPTQDVRSWQFIPFNDIIDPRTRRRIGRSGFSEEMNAIEERRRLQRKLEKEKDDELRMLRDELDRLRNERVDISDMTGGGLLAAEGTVVPLAAFESDDDMGCNAGADAFESVGDCVPDIPCVPVLIDAGTQVSFHSCRGEVQSLKEDLERRKVERRNLFREWQGVMKPTDQSGERNDIETTLSTPPPDLAVQVIASLRDATTRASEAAKTVETVQKELSDHGFDGIDAMEVITNIGARFRHARIELERAVPGETPNANLSNWSATIDALVERITRLVADLKKAQAQITGYQERETALRRQFDTALLRFEEASKKNESLERYTETVAEDMLNARMKLQSLGKELQDHAIDKNRLAAALEDYMADVKMLERLNAKLEDEIAASKRQVEDLEIENTKLDEKNELTKARIASLEKNLSHEQDLCEAMQSTLEQCDGEISNLRERIQQLETEHELVESTLREANAKESEKHEKEVGSLNVRLSSISTALDSARLENERLEQQKRQLERRLADFQGLFSMESIQAAQEKARETLKAFEQWQKGIESLDDTSRKDELTNEQAHSFCTNGSEPITPAAESRFKNVEVGRGKKRKRNMGGQFHAVREEEEWSDGDPL encoded by the coding sequence ATGAAAAATACATCGGACGCAGACCATGCACCCCAAACTCCAGGGTCTCGCACATCGAAAAGGACGAAGAGGTTGGAAGCTGTGCCGGGAACTGCAACCCTGTCTAGCGGACTAACACCACATATCTCGCGGACTCGACTTATCGCATCCAGTCCTACCATATCGACCGGTGCAGAGGCCACAAGACATGACGTTCCCAGGGGCAAACACCGCCGTCATACAACCCCTTATCCACAGGCAAGCAGCAGGAAGCGAAAGTTGGGCGagccatcatcatcctcccCAACACAGGACGTTCGGTCGTGGCAGTTCATACCGTTTAATGACATCATTGACCCTAGGACGAGACGGCGCATTGGCCGATCGGGGTTTAGTGAGGAGATGAATGCGATCGAGGAGAGGCGGAGACTCCAGAGAAAGctcgagaaggaaaaggatgACGAATTGAGAATGCTAAGGGATGAGTTGGATCGACTGAGAAACGAGAGAGTTGATATAAGTGATATGACTGGCGGCGGGCTGCTGGCCGCAGAAGGCACCGTTGTCCCGCTGGCTGCCTTCGAAAGTGATGATGACATGGGTTGCAATGCGGGCGCCGATGCGTTTGAGTCCGTTGGAGATTGTGTTCCTGATATTCCTTGCGTTCCGGTTTTGATAGACGCTGGTACGCAAGTGTCGTTTCACAGCTGTCGTGGGGAGGTCCAGTCATTGAAGGAGGATCTTGAGCGAAGGAAGGTGGAACGACGGAACCTTTTTCGGGAATGGCAGGGCGTGATGAAGCCCACTGACCAGAGTGGTGAACGAAACGACATAGAAACCACGCTTTCTACGCCACCTCCAGACCTAGCCGTGCAGGTCATTGCTAGTTTGCGCGACGCCACCACCCGCGCTTCTGAGGCCGCCAAAACCGTCGAAACTGTTCAGAAGGAGCTTTCTGATCATGGGTTTGATGGCATCGATGCCATGGAGGTCATCACCAACATCGGCGCCCGATTCCGTCACGCTAGAATAGAACTTGAACGAGCGGTACCCGGTGAAACACCAAACGCCAACCTGTCAAACTGGAGCGCAACCATTGATGCCTTGGTGGAACGAATAACTCGGCTCGTCGCAGACCTCAAGAAAGCACAGGCACAGATTACCGGCTACCAAGAGCGCGAGACTGCACTGCGTCGGCAGTTCGACACAGCTTTACTTCGCTTTGAGGAAGCTTCCAAAAAGAATGAAAGTCTAGAAAGGTATACCGAAACCGTTGCCGAAGATATGCTGAACGCACGAATGAAGCTTCAAAGCCTCGGGAAAGAGCTCCAGGACCATGCGATCGACAAGAATCGCCTTGCGGCGGCCTTGGAGGATTATATGGCTGATGTTAAAATGCTGGAGCGGCTAAACGCAAAATTAGAAGATGAGATCGCTGCCTCGAAGAGACAAGTCGAGGATCTAGAAATAGAAAACACCAAACTGGACGAGAAAAATGAGCTGACGAAGGCAAGGATTGCGAGTCTAGAAAAGAACTTGTCACATGAGCAGGATCTCTGCGAGGCAATGCAGAGTACTCTCGAACAATGTGACGGAGAGATATCGAATCTCAGAGAACGGATACAACAGCTCGAGACTGAGCATGAGCTTGTCGAGTCTACGCTGAGAGAAGCGAATGCAAAAGAGTCCGAGAAGCATGAGAAGGAAGTTGGGTCTCTGAATGTCCGCCTGTCATCAATATCAACCGCTCTTGATAGCGCGAGGCTCGAGAACGAGAGGCTCGAGCAGCAGAAGAGACAGCTGGAGCGGCGGCTCGCCGATTTCCAAGGCCTATTTTCCATGGAAAGTATCCAAGCAGCACAAGAGAAAGCGCGCGAGACCCTCAAGGCCTTTGAGCAATGGCAGAAAGGAATTGAGTCATTGGACGACACCTCACGCAAAGACGAGCTCACTAATGAACAAGCCCACAGCTTCTGTACGAATGGAAGCGAACCAATCACTCCGGCGGCAGAATCCCGGTTCAAGAACGTGGAGGTAGGCCggggaaagaagagaaaaagaaatatggGCGGTCAGTTTCACGCCGTaagggaagaagaggaatgGTCAGACGGAGACCCGCTGTAG